The following are encoded together in the Juglans microcarpa x Juglans regia isolate MS1-56 chromosome 2D, Jm3101_v1.0, whole genome shotgun sequence genome:
- the LOC121250292 gene encoding VIN3-like protein 1 isoform X3, giving the protein MKMDLEDKFIAKVSGVQSLSSSVQSTPEKNGHSDDASRSPELLQEFLKSGPKKELLRTCFDKERKSSSKRKMTELHKTSNKTIKKQDSRKASSSSNLQSSRKQQRKGENPMRLPSAADQSPDFGHTNSWICKNSACRAVLSTDDTFCKRCSCCICHLFDDNKDPSLWLVCTSESGQGDSCGLSCHIECALQRERVGVVDLGQLMQLDGSYCCASCGKVSGILGCWKKQLTIAKDARRVDVLCYRIYLSSRLLEGTSRFKELHEIVKDAKAKLETEVGPVNGVSAKMARGIVSRLSIAGDVQKLCSLAIGKADEWLATVSNVNTNCRDSLPAACKFFFEKVTSSSVVIILIELSNASSDDIKGYKLWYCKSREIHTKEPIYVFPKAQRRIKISNLQPCMEYTFRIISYTEAGDLGHSEAKCFTKSVEIISKNPNSAVVLNCNKENPIIDGSSLSAKREPRNTTELGFSSGFKVRDLAKILHLAWAQEEDCFEGFCNPEVEKCCGVSEVIKPEALEVERSPFVSRGLDLNVVSVPDLNEELTPPFESSRDEDNGCTLQQAVEADDDAASRDIQKNGLGRSHGSGDLQTWIHGPAIEVPAVDSGTEFCRKRAANSNEETHDCDSTLINGSPLRTSNGSCCLDENFEYCVKIIRWLECEGHIKQEFRLKLLTWFSLRSTDQERRVVNTFIQTLIDDPSSLAGQLVDSFSDIISFKRPQNEFCSIFS; this is encoded by the exons ATGAAAATGGACTTGGAAGATAAATTTATCGCTAAAG TTTCTGGTGTTCAGAGCCTTTCTTCCAGTGTGCAAAGCACCCCAGAGAAAAATGGGCATTCAGATGATGCTTCAAGAAGTCCAGAACTCCTCCAAGAGTTTCTGAAGTCTGGTCCAAAGAAGGAACTTCTTCGAACATGCTTTGATAAGGAAAGGAAAAGCTcatcaaaaaggaaaatgacagAACTCCACAAGACTAGTAACAAGACAATTAAGAAGCAAGACTCAAGAAAAGCTTCTTCTAGTTCCAACCTTCAGTCTTCGAGGAAGCAACAACGAAAGGGGGAAAATCCCATGCGACTCCCATCAGCTGCAGACCAGTCTCCAGATTTTGGACATACAAACTCATGGATCTGTAAAAATTCTGCTTGTAGAGCTGTTCTATCCACAGATGACACATTTTGCAAGAGGTGCTCTTGTTGTATATGTCACTTATTTGATGATAATAAGGACCCTAGTCTTTGGTTGGTATGCACATCTGAATCTGGTCAGGGAGACTCCTGTGGGTTATCTTGTCACATTGAGTGTGCCCTTCAACGTGAAAGAGTGGGTGTTGTTGATCTTGGGCAATTGATGCAGCTAGATGGTAGCTATTGCTGTGCTTCTTGTGGAAAAGTTTCAGGGATACTTGG ATGTTGGAAGAAGCAGCTAACAATAGCAAAGGATGCTCGCCGTGTTGATGTTCTCTGTTATAGGATATACTTGAGTTCCAGGCTTCTGGAAGGCACATCCAGGTTTAAAGAACTGCATGAGATTGTAAAAGATGCGAAGGCTAAACTAGAAACTGAAGTGGGCCCAGTTAATGGGGTATCTGCCAAGATGGCACGTGGCATTGTCAGCAGACTCTCTATTGCAGGCGATGTGCAGAAACTCTGTTCTCTTGCAATTGGGAAAGCAGATGAATGGCTGGCCACTGTTTCCAATGTGAATACAAATTGCAGAG ATTCGCTTCCTGCTGCTTGCAagttcttttttgaaaaagtaaCATCATCCTCGGTTGTGATTATCTTGATCGAACTGTCTAATGCATCATCTGATGATATTAAGGGCTACAAGCTTTGGTATTGCAAAAGTAGAGAGATACACACAAAAGAGCCCATATATGTTTTTCCAAAAGCTCAGAGAAGgataaaaatctcaaatctgcAGCCCTGCATGGAGTATACCTTCCGAATAATTTCTTATACGGAGGCTGGTGATTTGGGTCACTCCGAGGCCAAGTGCTTTACCAAGAGTGTCGAGATAATTAGCAAGAATCCTAATTCAGCAGTTGTCCTGAACTGTAACAAAGAGAATCCCATCATTGATGGCAGTTCTTTGAGTGCCAAAAGGGAGCCTAGGAATACAACAGAACTTGGTTTTTCTTCTGGATTTAAGGTTCGAGACCTTGCAAAGATCCTGCATTTGGCTTGGGCCCAAGAGGAAGACTGTTTTGAGGGGTTTTGCAATCCAGAGGTGGAAAAATGCTGTGGAGTAAGCGAAGTGATCAAGCCTGAAGCTCTTGAAGTAGAGCGGTCACCTTTTGTTTCACGTGGGCTTGACTTGAACGTTGTTTCGGTGCCAGATTTGAATGAAGAGCTCACCCCTCCATTCGAGTCCTCCAGGGATGAAGATAACGGATGCACTTTGCAGCAGGCTGTTGAGGCAGATGATGATGCAGCTTCTCGTGACATACAGAAGAATGGTTTAGGTAGATCACACGGTAGTGGCGACTTGCAGACTTGGATACATGGGCCAGCTATAGAAGTCCCAGCTGTTGATTCCGGGACAGAATTTTGCAGGAAAAGAGCTGCAAACTCTAATGAAGAGACACATGATTGTGATAGCACTTTGATAAACGGGTCACCACTCCGAACCTCTAATGGTTCATGTTGCTTGGATGAAAACTTTGAGTACTGTGTGAAGATAATCCGATGGCTGGAATGTGAGGGTCACATTAAACAGGAATTTAGATTGAAATTGTTAACATGGTTTAGCTTGAGATCAACGGACCAAGAACGTAGGGTGGTCAACACATTCATTCAAACACTGATTGATGATCCTAGTAGCTTAGCAGGACAACTAGTCGACTCCTTTTCGGATATTATATCCTTCAAGAGGCCACAAAACGAATTCTGTA GCATTTTTTCTTAG
- the LOC121250292 gene encoding VIN3-like protein 1 isoform X2, translating into MKMDLEDKFIAKVSGVQSLSSSVQSTPEKNGHSDDASRSPELLQEFLKSGPKKELLRTCFDKERKSSSKRKMTELHKTSNKTIKKQDSRKASSSSNLQSSRKQQRKGENPMRLPSAADQSPDFGHTNSWICKNSACRAVLSTDDTFCKRCSCCICHLFDDNKDPSLWLVCTSESGQGDSCGLSCHIECALQRERVGVVDLGQLMQLDGSYCCASCGKVSGILGCWKKQLTIAKDARRVDVLCYRIYLSSRLLEGTSRFKELHEIVKDAKAKLETEVGPVNGVSAKMARGIVSRLSIAGDVQKLCSLAIGKADEWLATVSNVNTNCREDSLPAACKFFFEKVTSSSVVIILIELSNASSDDIKGYKLWYCKSREIHTKEPIYVFPKAQRRIKISNLQPCMEYTFRIISYTEAGDLGHSEAKCFTKSVEIISKNPNSAVVLNCNKENPIIDGSSLSAKREPRNTTELGFSSGFKVRDLAKILHLAWAQEEDCFEGFCNPEVEKCCGVSEVIKPEALEVERSPFVSRGLDLNVVSVPDLNEELTPPFESSRDEDNGCTLQQAVEADDDAASRDIQKNGLGRSHGSGDLQTWIHGPAIEVPAVDSGTEFCRKRAANSNEETHDCDSTLINGSPLRTSNGSCCLDENFEYCVKIIRWLECEGHIKQEFRLKLLTWFSLRSTDQERRVVNTFIQTLIDDPSSLAGQLVDSFSDIISFKRPQNEFCSIFS; encoded by the exons ATGAAAATGGACTTGGAAGATAAATTTATCGCTAAAG TTTCTGGTGTTCAGAGCCTTTCTTCCAGTGTGCAAAGCACCCCAGAGAAAAATGGGCATTCAGATGATGCTTCAAGAAGTCCAGAACTCCTCCAAGAGTTTCTGAAGTCTGGTCCAAAGAAGGAACTTCTTCGAACATGCTTTGATAAGGAAAGGAAAAGCTcatcaaaaaggaaaatgacagAACTCCACAAGACTAGTAACAAGACAATTAAGAAGCAAGACTCAAGAAAAGCTTCTTCTAGTTCCAACCTTCAGTCTTCGAGGAAGCAACAACGAAAGGGGGAAAATCCCATGCGACTCCCATCAGCTGCAGACCAGTCTCCAGATTTTGGACATACAAACTCATGGATCTGTAAAAATTCTGCTTGTAGAGCTGTTCTATCCACAGATGACACATTTTGCAAGAGGTGCTCTTGTTGTATATGTCACTTATTTGATGATAATAAGGACCCTAGTCTTTGGTTGGTATGCACATCTGAATCTGGTCAGGGAGACTCCTGTGGGTTATCTTGTCACATTGAGTGTGCCCTTCAACGTGAAAGAGTGGGTGTTGTTGATCTTGGGCAATTGATGCAGCTAGATGGTAGCTATTGCTGTGCTTCTTGTGGAAAAGTTTCAGGGATACTTGG ATGTTGGAAGAAGCAGCTAACAATAGCAAAGGATGCTCGCCGTGTTGATGTTCTCTGTTATAGGATATACTTGAGTTCCAGGCTTCTGGAAGGCACATCCAGGTTTAAAGAACTGCATGAGATTGTAAAAGATGCGAAGGCTAAACTAGAAACTGAAGTGGGCCCAGTTAATGGGGTATCTGCCAAGATGGCACGTGGCATTGTCAGCAGACTCTCTATTGCAGGCGATGTGCAGAAACTCTGTTCTCTTGCAATTGGGAAAGCAGATGAATGGCTGGCCACTGTTTCCAATGTGAATACAAATTGCAGAG AAGATTCGCTTCCTGCTGCTTGCAagttcttttttgaaaaagtaaCATCATCCTCGGTTGTGATTATCTTGATCGAACTGTCTAATGCATCATCTGATGATATTAAGGGCTACAAGCTTTGGTATTGCAAAAGTAGAGAGATACACACAAAAGAGCCCATATATGTTTTTCCAAAAGCTCAGAGAAGgataaaaatctcaaatctgcAGCCCTGCATGGAGTATACCTTCCGAATAATTTCTTATACGGAGGCTGGTGATTTGGGTCACTCCGAGGCCAAGTGCTTTACCAAGAGTGTCGAGATAATTAGCAAGAATCCTAATTCAGCAGTTGTCCTGAACTGTAACAAAGAGAATCCCATCATTGATGGCAGTTCTTTGAGTGCCAAAAGGGAGCCTAGGAATACAACAGAACTTGGTTTTTCTTCTGGATTTAAGGTTCGAGACCTTGCAAAGATCCTGCATTTGGCTTGGGCCCAAGAGGAAGACTGTTTTGAGGGGTTTTGCAATCCAGAGGTGGAAAAATGCTGTGGAGTAAGCGAAGTGATCAAGCCTGAAGCTCTTGAAGTAGAGCGGTCACCTTTTGTTTCACGTGGGCTTGACTTGAACGTTGTTTCGGTGCCAGATTTGAATGAAGAGCTCACCCCTCCATTCGAGTCCTCCAGGGATGAAGATAACGGATGCACTTTGCAGCAGGCTGTTGAGGCAGATGATGATGCAGCTTCTCGTGACATACAGAAGAATGGTTTAGGTAGATCACACGGTAGTGGCGACTTGCAGACTTGGATACATGGGCCAGCTATAGAAGTCCCAGCTGTTGATTCCGGGACAGAATTTTGCAGGAAAAGAGCTGCAAACTCTAATGAAGAGACACATGATTGTGATAGCACTTTGATAAACGGGTCACCACTCCGAACCTCTAATGGTTCATGTTGCTTGGATGAAAACTTTGAGTACTGTGTGAAGATAATCCGATGGCTGGAATGTGAGGGTCACATTAAACAGGAATTTAGATTGAAATTGTTAACATGGTTTAGCTTGAGATCAACGGACCAAGAACGTAGGGTGGTCAACACATTCATTCAAACACTGATTGATGATCCTAGTAGCTTAGCAGGACAACTAGTCGACTCCTTTTCGGATATTATATCCTTCAAGAGGCCACAAAACGAATTCTGTA GCATTTTTTCTTAG
- the LOC121250292 gene encoding VIN3-like protein 1 isoform X1 — MKMDLEDKFIAKVSGVQSLSSSVQSTPEKNGHSDDASRSPELLQEFLKSGPKKELLRTCFDKERKSSSKRKMTELHKTSNKTIKKQDSRKASSSSNLQSSRKQQRKGENPMRLPSAADQSPDFGHTNSWICKNSACRAVLSTDDTFCKRCSCCICHLFDDNKDPSLWLVCTSESGQGDSCGLSCHIECALQRERVGVVDLGQLMQLDGSYCCASCGKVSGILGCWKKQLTIAKDARRVDVLCYRIYLSSRLLEGTSRFKELHEIVKDAKAKLETEVGPVNGVSAKMARGIVSRLSIAGDVQKLCSLAIGKADEWLATVSNVNTNCREDSLPAACKFFFEKVTSSSVVIILIELSNASSDDIKGYKLWYCKSREIHTKEPIYVFPKAQRRIKISNLQPCMEYTFRIISYTEAGDLGHSEAKCFTKSVEIISKNPNSAVVLNCNKENPIIDGSSLSAKREPRNTTELGFSSGFKVRDLAKILHLAWAQEEDCFEGFCNPEVEKCCGVSEVIKPEALEVERSPFVSRGLDLNVVSVPDLNEELTPPFESSRDEDNGCTLQQAVEADDDAASRDIQKNGLGRSHGSGDLQTWIHGPAIEVPAVDSGTEFCRKRAANSNEETHDCDSTLINGSPLRTSNGSCCLDENFEYCVKIIRWLECEGHIKQEFRLKLLTWFSLRSTDQERRVVNTFIQTLIDDPSSLAGQLVDSFSDIISFKRPQNEFCSKLWH; from the exons ATGAAAATGGACTTGGAAGATAAATTTATCGCTAAAG TTTCTGGTGTTCAGAGCCTTTCTTCCAGTGTGCAAAGCACCCCAGAGAAAAATGGGCATTCAGATGATGCTTCAAGAAGTCCAGAACTCCTCCAAGAGTTTCTGAAGTCTGGTCCAAAGAAGGAACTTCTTCGAACATGCTTTGATAAGGAAAGGAAAAGCTcatcaaaaaggaaaatgacagAACTCCACAAGACTAGTAACAAGACAATTAAGAAGCAAGACTCAAGAAAAGCTTCTTCTAGTTCCAACCTTCAGTCTTCGAGGAAGCAACAACGAAAGGGGGAAAATCCCATGCGACTCCCATCAGCTGCAGACCAGTCTCCAGATTTTGGACATACAAACTCATGGATCTGTAAAAATTCTGCTTGTAGAGCTGTTCTATCCACAGATGACACATTTTGCAAGAGGTGCTCTTGTTGTATATGTCACTTATTTGATGATAATAAGGACCCTAGTCTTTGGTTGGTATGCACATCTGAATCTGGTCAGGGAGACTCCTGTGGGTTATCTTGTCACATTGAGTGTGCCCTTCAACGTGAAAGAGTGGGTGTTGTTGATCTTGGGCAATTGATGCAGCTAGATGGTAGCTATTGCTGTGCTTCTTGTGGAAAAGTTTCAGGGATACTTGG ATGTTGGAAGAAGCAGCTAACAATAGCAAAGGATGCTCGCCGTGTTGATGTTCTCTGTTATAGGATATACTTGAGTTCCAGGCTTCTGGAAGGCACATCCAGGTTTAAAGAACTGCATGAGATTGTAAAAGATGCGAAGGCTAAACTAGAAACTGAAGTGGGCCCAGTTAATGGGGTATCTGCCAAGATGGCACGTGGCATTGTCAGCAGACTCTCTATTGCAGGCGATGTGCAGAAACTCTGTTCTCTTGCAATTGGGAAAGCAGATGAATGGCTGGCCACTGTTTCCAATGTGAATACAAATTGCAGAG AAGATTCGCTTCCTGCTGCTTGCAagttcttttttgaaaaagtaaCATCATCCTCGGTTGTGATTATCTTGATCGAACTGTCTAATGCATCATCTGATGATATTAAGGGCTACAAGCTTTGGTATTGCAAAAGTAGAGAGATACACACAAAAGAGCCCATATATGTTTTTCCAAAAGCTCAGAGAAGgataaaaatctcaaatctgcAGCCCTGCATGGAGTATACCTTCCGAATAATTTCTTATACGGAGGCTGGTGATTTGGGTCACTCCGAGGCCAAGTGCTTTACCAAGAGTGTCGAGATAATTAGCAAGAATCCTAATTCAGCAGTTGTCCTGAACTGTAACAAAGAGAATCCCATCATTGATGGCAGTTCTTTGAGTGCCAAAAGGGAGCCTAGGAATACAACAGAACTTGGTTTTTCTTCTGGATTTAAGGTTCGAGACCTTGCAAAGATCCTGCATTTGGCTTGGGCCCAAGAGGAAGACTGTTTTGAGGGGTTTTGCAATCCAGAGGTGGAAAAATGCTGTGGAGTAAGCGAAGTGATCAAGCCTGAAGCTCTTGAAGTAGAGCGGTCACCTTTTGTTTCACGTGGGCTTGACTTGAACGTTGTTTCGGTGCCAGATTTGAATGAAGAGCTCACCCCTCCATTCGAGTCCTCCAGGGATGAAGATAACGGATGCACTTTGCAGCAGGCTGTTGAGGCAGATGATGATGCAGCTTCTCGTGACATACAGAAGAATGGTTTAGGTAGATCACACGGTAGTGGCGACTTGCAGACTTGGATACATGGGCCAGCTATAGAAGTCCCAGCTGTTGATTCCGGGACAGAATTTTGCAGGAAAAGAGCTGCAAACTCTAATGAAGAGACACATGATTGTGATAGCACTTTGATAAACGGGTCACCACTCCGAACCTCTAATGGTTCATGTTGCTTGGATGAAAACTTTGAGTACTGTGTGAAGATAATCCGATGGCTGGAATGTGAGGGTCACATTAAACAGGAATTTAGATTGAAATTGTTAACATGGTTTAGCTTGAGATCAACGGACCAAGAACGTAGGGTGGTCAACACATTCATTCAAACACTGATTGATGATCCTAGTAGCTTAGCAGGACAACTAGTCGACTCCTTTTCGGATATTATATCCTTCAAGAGGCCACAAAACGAATTCTGTAGTAAGTTGTGGCATTAA